Proteins encoded within one genomic window of Bacillus sp. F19:
- a CDS encoding M3 family oligoendopeptidase: protein MKAATYAETWDLDVFFEGGSKSDAFKKYLEELELDVPSFKVQAESIKVPQTKEDSILLGEILEKFQGIAKRMRQAGAFVGCLQAQDTNDKHAAVLRGKITQLSSQFQNALAAFDQKLVQVDDTVWPELVNAEELTELKFALTERRNRAKNKLQMEQETLINALSVNGYHAWGQLYDTLVSKVKIPYKEDGKVHELSVGQAANKFSNADRSVRKSVFEEWEKAWGSGADLFAHTLNHLSGFRLNVYEKRGWDDVLSEPLEINRMKRETLDVMWKVISENKQPLVSYLKRKAELLGVDKLSWYDLDAPIGGKEAKVSYQEGAEFILDQFSHFGEELTSFTKKAFENRWIEAEDRPGKAPGGFCTSFTESDQSRIFMTFSGTPSNIATLAHELGHAFHQHAMAGVHPLNRNYAMNVAETASTFAEMIVADASVKKAKSDEERLALLEDKVQRSVALLMNIHGRFLFETSFYEERKKGIVSTEKINQLMEDAQKEAYCDALGEYHPHFWASKLHFYITGVPFYNFPYTFGYLFSLGIYAKALEEGTAFEEKYISLLKDTGSMQVEDLAMKHLGVDLTKEDFWQKAVQLTVQDVEEFLEATK from the coding sequence ATGAAAGCTGCTACGTATGCTGAGACTTGGGATTTAGATGTGTTTTTTGAAGGTGGAAGCAAATCTGATGCCTTTAAAAAGTATTTAGAGGAGCTTGAACTTGATGTTCCTTCATTTAAGGTGCAGGCAGAGAGCATCAAAGTACCTCAAACAAAAGAAGATAGCATCCTTTTAGGAGAGATTCTTGAGAAGTTTCAGGGTATTGCAAAACGGATGAGGCAGGCAGGAGCTTTTGTCGGATGTCTGCAGGCTCAGGATACAAATGATAAGCATGCCGCAGTACTTCGTGGGAAGATTACTCAACTCAGCTCTCAGTTTCAAAATGCATTGGCAGCCTTTGATCAAAAGCTTGTTCAAGTAGACGATACGGTTTGGCCTGAACTTGTAAATGCTGAAGAATTGACTGAATTAAAATTCGCCTTGACCGAGCGCCGGAACAGAGCAAAAAACAAACTGCAGATGGAGCAGGAAACATTGATCAATGCTTTGTCAGTGAACGGCTATCATGCGTGGGGACAGCTTTATGATACTCTCGTTTCCAAAGTGAAAATACCGTACAAAGAAGATGGCAAAGTACATGAATTGTCTGTAGGCCAGGCAGCCAATAAATTTTCAAATGCGGACAGATCAGTCAGAAAATCTGTGTTTGAAGAATGGGAAAAAGCGTGGGGAAGCGGTGCAGATTTATTTGCCCATACGCTGAACCATCTATCTGGTTTTAGACTGAATGTATATGAAAAGCGGGGCTGGGACGATGTACTGAGTGAGCCGCTTGAGATCAACAGAATGAAGCGCGAGACCCTTGATGTCATGTGGAAGGTGATTTCAGAGAATAAACAGCCGCTTGTAAGCTATTTAAAAAGAAAAGCAGAATTGCTTGGTGTCGATAAGCTTAGCTGGTACGATCTCGATGCGCCGATTGGCGGGAAAGAAGCGAAAGTTAGCTATCAGGAGGGAGCTGAATTTATCTTAGATCAATTCAGCCACTTTGGAGAAGAGCTGACTTCATTTACTAAAAAAGCATTTGAGAACCGCTGGATCGAGGCTGAAGATCGTCCTGGAAAAGCTCCGGGAGGTTTTTGCACAAGTTTTACCGAAAGTGACCAGTCAAGAATCTTCATGACATTCTCCGGTACCCCGTCAAATATCGCAACCCTTGCACATGAACTGGGCCATGCCTTCCATCAGCATGCAATGGCGGGAGTGCATCCGCTTAACCGCAATTATGCGATGAATGTAGCTGAAACAGCATCAACATTTGCTGAAATGATCGTGGCAGATGCTTCTGTTAAAAAAGCAAAATCTGATGAAGAGCGTTTGGCATTATTAGAAGATAAAGTGCAAAGAAGTGTTGCACTGCTTATGAATATTCACGGCCGCTTTCTATTTGAAACTTCTTTTTATGAGGAACGCAAAAAAGGAATCGTCAGCACGGAAAAAATAAATCAATTAATGGAAGATGCACAAAAAGAAGCTTATTGTGATGCTTTAGGAGAGTACCATCCTCATTTCTGGGCATCTAAACTGCATTTCTATATTACCGGGGTGCCGTTCTATAATTTCCCATATACGTTTGGCTATCTGTTCTCACTTGGCATATATGCGAAAGCATTGGAAGAGGGAACGGCATTTGAAGAGAAATACATTTCTCTTTTAAAAGATACAGGATCTATGCAGGTAGAAGATTTGGCTATGAAACACTTAGGAGTGGACTTAACAAAAGAGGATTTCTGGCAAAAAGCCGTTCAGCTGACTGTGCAAGATGTGGAAGAGTTTTTGGAAGCGACTAAATAA
- a CDS encoding twin-arginine translocase TatA/TatE family subunit: MNLGFGEIMLIVFVALLLFGPKKLPELGKAAGKTLREFKNATKGLMDDDDAKSDKTIK, encoded by the coding sequence ATGAACTTGGGATTCGGGGAAATTATGTTGATCGTCTTTGTCGCATTGCTTCTTTTCGGACCGAAAAAATTGCCTGAACTGGGTAAAGCGGCAGGCAAAACGCTACGGGAGTTTAAGAATGCTACTAAAGGTCTTATGGACGACGATGATGCAAAATCAGATAAAACAATCAAATAA
- a CDS encoding amino acid permease produces MKQKKWGFWLLTAFVVGNMVGSGIFMLPSTLAQTASPLGVTSAWLVTGLGVLMIALVFGNLSIRRPDLTAGPQSYAKALFDTPKKGKVAGFSMVWGYWVANWISNVAIITSFAGYLSTFFPIMSDESILFSIGSQDVQLGRAVTFIVCTILLWGTHTILLTNLSGAGKLNFVATASKVIGFMLFIIAGLFALESAAFGEFYFPVEVEPGVTYGLTNQVQFAAISTLWAFVGIESAVILSGRASSQRDVKRATITGLIIAVFIYMIITLITMGVLPHDQLQSSDKPFVDVLSIIIGDAGANAMALLAVVSLFGSTIGWILLSSEVPYQAAKSGIFPAFFAKTNKKGSPKNALIITNLMSQIFIFSTISGTISEAYTFLTTSATLAYLFPYLVSSIFFLKLIAKGETYDLIKGSRVKDGIIASLACIYSVWVIVTGTADLKTFILGVGLFFAGFVIYPFLTKYMKKQDTGSTI; encoded by the coding sequence TTGAAACAGAAAAAATGGGGATTTTGGCTTTTAACAGCCTTTGTAGTAGGAAATATGGTGGGCTCCGGAATTTTTATGCTGCCAAGCACACTGGCACAGACCGCAAGTCCGCTTGGTGTCACAAGCGCCTGGCTTGTAACCGGATTAGGTGTTTTAATGATTGCACTTGTATTCGGAAATTTATCAATCCGCAGACCTGACCTTACAGCAGGTCCGCAAAGCTATGCTAAAGCTTTATTTGATACTCCCAAAAAAGGAAAAGTCGCCGGATTCAGCATGGTGTGGGGATATTGGGTCGCAAACTGGATCAGCAATGTCGCGATCATCACAAGCTTCGCAGGCTATCTTTCTACATTCTTTCCGATTATGTCCGACGAATCTATTCTTTTTTCAATTGGTTCACAGGATGTTCAATTAGGAAGAGCCGTTACATTTATTGTTTGTACCATTTTGCTTTGGGGCACTCATACCATTCTTTTAACGAACTTGAGCGGTGCAGGCAAATTGAATTTTGTGGCTACTGCTTCTAAAGTAATCGGTTTTATGCTTTTTATCATCGCAGGTTTATTTGCATTGGAGTCAGCAGCGTTTGGAGAATTTTATTTCCCGGTGGAAGTAGAGCCTGGTGTGACTTACGGGCTGACAAATCAAGTTCAATTTGCTGCGATCTCGACTTTATGGGCATTCGTAGGAATAGAGTCGGCAGTCATTCTGTCAGGACGCGCGTCTTCTCAGCGTGATGTAAAAAGAGCGACCATCACTGGTCTAATCATTGCTGTGTTTATCTATATGATTATCACACTTATCACAATGGGCGTTCTGCCGCACGATCAGCTGCAGTCATCTGACAAGCCTTTTGTTGATGTTCTTTCAATCATTATTGGCGATGCCGGTGCAAATGCAATGGCACTATTGGCTGTTGTATCTTTGTTTGGATCAACGATCGGATGGATCCTGCTGTCATCTGAAGTGCCGTACCAGGCTGCAAAATCGGGTATTTTCCCTGCTTTCTTTGCTAAAACAAATAAAAAAGGAAGTCCGAAAAATGCTTTGATAATAACGAATTTGATGTCTCAAATCTTTATTTTCTCAACGATTTCCGGTACCATCAGTGAAGCTTATACATTCTTAACTACATCAGCTACACTTGCCTATCTTTTCCCATACCTTGTATCGTCTATCTTCTTCTTAAAGCTGATTGCCAAAGGAGAGACATATGATCTTATTAAAGGATCAAGAGTAAAAGACGGAATCATCGCCTCACTAGCCTGTATTTATTCTGTTTGGGTGATTGTTACAGGAACTGCTGATTTAAAAACATTTATACTTGGAGTCGGCCTTTTCTTTGCAGGATTTGTGATTTATCCGTTTTTGACGAAATATATGAAAAAACAAGATACTGGCTCAACCATATAA
- a CDS encoding CBS domain-containing protein, which produces MNIAFFLIPKKEVVYLNINATMRQALERMEYHRFSAVPLLDDEGKYVTTLTEGDLLWMLKNTPDLHFHNTEKIRLTELNYHRKNEPISIHAEMENIISRAMEQNFVPVTDDKGIFIGIIRRREIIEYCADQLLGKKN; this is translated from the coding sequence ATGAATATTGCTTTTTTTCTTATACCCAAAAAGGAAGTTGTTTATTTAAACATTAATGCCACCATGAGGCAGGCGCTTGAACGAATGGAATATCACCGTTTTTCAGCCGTTCCGCTGCTTGATGATGAGGGGAAGTACGTAACAACGCTTACAGAAGGTGATTTGCTGTGGATGCTGAAAAACACACCCGATTTGCATTTTCATAACACAGAAAAAATTCGATTAACTGAACTTAATTACCATCGAAAGAATGAACCAATATCCATTCATGCTGAAATGGAGAACATTATTTCAAGGGCGATGGAACAGAATTTTGTACCTGTTACAGACGATAAGGGAATCTTTATAGGGATAATCAGAAGAAGGGAAATTATTGAATATTGCGCAGATCAGCTTTTGGGGAAAAAGAATTAA